A window from Lachnoanaerobaculum umeaense encodes these proteins:
- a CDS encoding ABC transporter permease: MYKYILKRLLSLIPILIGISFISFALIYFTGGDAVAVRYEAIGGVLSPELLNQKREELGLNRPFMVQYFTWLLGVIQGDMGISYVSGKPVFSYIMSKLPNTLLLSLSALFTTMFISLPLGILSAVKKNGIFDNIIRTMSFIGNSLPNFFVALVLSYIFALKMKLLPVISQGTSLKSLILPTLTLSLAMSAKYIRQIRSLIIAELSKPYVSGARARGIKENIIIFFNVLRLTSLTLITLMTLSFGSLLGGSSIVESIFMWDGIGKLAIESINLRDYPMILAYVLWMALIYVFVNLLADISYYFLDPRLRLGGGKHAN; this comes from the coding sequence TTGTATAAATATATTTTAAAAAGATTATTATCATTAATACCTATACTTATAGGTATCAGCTTCATATCTTTTGCTCTTATCTACTTTACAGGAGGAGATGCTGTTGCAGTCAGATATGAGGCTATAGGAGGAGTTCTTTCTCCTGAGCTTCTAAACCAAAAAAGAGAAGAGCTTGGATTAAATCGTCCCTTTATGGTTCAATATTTCACTTGGTTGCTTGGAGTAATACAGGGAGATATGGGAATCAGCTATGTATCAGGCAAGCCTGTTTTTAGCTATATTATGAGCAAACTGCCAAATACATTGCTTCTTTCTCTCAGCGCATTGTTTACAACTATGTTTATCTCACTGCCACTTGGCATACTTTCAGCAGTAAAAAAGAATGGCATTTTTGACAATATTATAAGGACTATGTCATTCATAGGCAATTCACTCCCCAATTTTTTTGTGGCACTTGTGCTTTCATATATTTTCGCATTAAAAATGAAACTTTTGCCTGTAATATCACAGGGTACAAGCTTAAAAAGCCTTATACTGCCTACACTTACACTTTCACTCGCAATGAGTGCCAAGTATATCAGACAAATCCGTTCACTTATAATAGCAGAACTCTCAAAACCTTATGTAAGTGGAGCAAGAGCTAGAGGTATCAAGGAAAATATCATTATATTTTTTAATGTACTTAGACTTACATCTCTTACTCTTATCACTCTTATGACCCTTAGTTTTGGAAGCCTGCTTGGTGGCAGCTCTATAGTTGAAAGTATTTTTATGTGGGACGGTATAGGAAAACTTGCCATAGAATCTATAAATCTGCGTGACTATCCTATGATTCTGGCATATGTGCTTTGGATGGCGCTTATCTATGTTTTTGTAAATTTACTGGCAGATATTTCCTATTATTTCCTGGATCCAAGGCTTAGACTGGGAGGTGGTAAACATGCGAACTAA
- a CDS encoding ABC transporter permease gives MRTKKILLPSIIVAALLIFAFLSPMLTPYSISNQNLMIAKAPPSFNHIMGTDIYGRDMFSRVIAASRISIFSALAVVLLMASIGVIIGTFCGYLGGIADTILMRVSDIFLAFPGIVLAIATSGLFHNGIFGAIIALVSVGWPRYARLSRGLVLSTKTSTYISAARLSGCNTVQIVFTEILPNIVGPIIVTASLDIGTSLMEISALSFLGLGATPPTPEWGSMISESRSLLQLTPWITLSPGIAIFITVSIFNVFGESLRDYYNA, from the coding sequence ATGCGAACTAAAAAAATATTACTTCCTTCCATCATAGTTGCAGCATTGTTGATATTTGCATTTTTATCACCTATGCTTACCCCTTATAGTATATCCAATCAAAACCTTATGATAGCAAAGGCCCCCCCTTCCTTCAATCATATAATGGGAACAGATATATATGGTAGAGATATGTTCTCAAGAGTTATTGCTGCAAGTAGGATAAGTATATTCTCTGCTCTGGCTGTAGTGCTTTTGATGGCGAGCATAGGCGTGATCATAGGAACTTTTTGTGGATATCTTGGCGGTATAGCCGACACTATACTTATGAGAGTATCTGATATATTCCTGGCATTCCCCGGCATTGTACTTGCTATTGCAACCTCCGGTCTTTTCCACAATGGCATATTTGGAGCAATAATTGCTCTTGTATCTGTGGGTTGGCCAAGGTATGCAAGACTTTCAAGAGGTCTGGTACTCTCTACTAAAACATCAACCTATATAAGTGCTGCCAGACTCAGTGGCTGTAATACTGTTCAAATAGTATTTACTGAAATATTGCCCAATATCGTTGGTCCAATTATAGTAACTGCAAGCCTTGATATAGGTACAAGTCTTATGGAAATATCAGCACTTTCTTTTCTGGGGCTTGGTGCTACTCCACCCACTCCTGAATGGGGGAGTATGATAAGTGAAAGTAGAAGTCTGCTTCAACTTACACCCTGGATCACACTCTCTCCGGGAATTGCGATATTTATCACAGTCTCCATATTTAATGTATTCGGAGAGTCACTTAGAGATTACTACAACGCATAA
- a CDS encoding ABC transporter substrate-binding protein — protein sequence MKKQIKLLSIAITTTLLMGACGASGKQTNNTTTNTENTSASTNTAKTMVYGTSSYGVGMSDAGLNPHEDYSGWSCVRYGVGETLFKLNENLELVPWLAESYKFLDNNTLEVVIKDGINFSSGRKLDAAAAKECFEDLLKVHDRAPNDMKIQEIKADGQNLTFTTTEPNPALLNFLAEPYTALIDMHVGVDTSRNVSGTGPYKATDVSDSEISLEARDDYWGGEVSKKNILVKSITDGDTLTMGLQSGELDATYGLPYASYPLFENDNYSINSVATSRAFFMQLNFDNELLKDKNIRSAIAMAVDKNGFVNVLLGGHGKVANGPFPMKDSEATNYSFSPEKSKELLANSGWTDSDNDGYVDKDGKNFELNYLTYPGRSELPILAQSVQSNLKDVGIKLNINSTENYLEVLKDSNSWDIFASAMVTNPTGNKAYFFDMTALTDASKNRGHYSNSELDELAKTLATTFESEKREEIAQKMSDILVDDCGFIFVSHLQMSLVSKKNIKGLIPMPCDYYEFSKDLVIE from the coding sequence ATGAAAAAACAAATAAAACTTCTTTCTATTGCAATTACTACAACTTTACTTATGGGAGCCTGTGGTGCTTCCGGTAAGCAAACAAACAACACTACAACAAATACCGAAAATACTTCCGCCTCTACAAATACTGCAAAAACTATGGTTTATGGTACCAGCAGCTATGGTGTTGGAATGTCTGATGCCGGACTCAATCCTCATGAAGACTATTCAGGTTGGAGTTGTGTAAGATATGGTGTAGGCGAGACATTATTTAAATTGAATGAGAATCTGGAATTAGTACCCTGGCTTGCCGAATCCTACAAATTCTTAGATAACAATACTCTGGAAGTTGTTATAAAAGATGGAATCAATTTCTCATCAGGTAGAAAACTGGACGCTGCTGCTGCAAAAGAATGCTTTGAAGATTTATTAAAAGTGCATGACAGAGCACCAAATGATATGAAAATACAGGAAATAAAAGCAGATGGTCAAAACTTAACATTCACAACTACTGAACCTAATCCTGCACTGTTAAACTTTCTGGCAGAGCCATATACCGCTCTTATAGATATGCATGTTGGCGTAGATACAAGTAGAAATGTATCAGGAACAGGACCTTATAAAGCAACTGACGTTTCAGACAGTGAAATAAGTCTTGAAGCCAGAGATGACTACTGGGGCGGTGAAGTTTCAAAGAAAAATATATTGGTAAAGTCTATTACTGACGGTGATACCCTTACTATGGGACTACAATCAGGAGAGTTGGATGCTACCTATGGCCTTCCATATGCAAGCTATCCACTGTTTGAAAATGACAATTACAGTATAAATTCTGTTGCTACCAGCAGGGCATTCTTTATGCAGTTAAATTTTGACAATGAGCTGCTTAAAGATAAAAATATAAGATCAGCTATAGCTATGGCAGTTGACAAGAACGGATTTGTCAATGTATTGCTTGGCGGACATGGAAAAGTGGCAAACGGACCATTCCCTATGAAGGACTCTGAGGCAACAAACTATAGCTTTTCACCTGAAAAGTCAAAAGAACTTCTTGCAAATTCAGGGTGGACTGACAGTGATAATGATGGATATGTTGACAAGGATGGCAAAAACTTTGAACTAAACTACCTTACATATCCGGGAAGAAGTGAGCTTCCTATACTGGCACAAAGTGTACAGTCCAATCTAAAGGATGTAGGCATAAAGTTGAATATAAACAGTACTGAGAACTATCTTGAAGTACTAAAAGATAGTAACAGTTGGGATATATTTGCAAGTGCCATGGTCACAAATCCTACCGGTAACAAGGCTTATTTCTTTGATATGACCGCCTTAACTGATGCCTCAAAAAATAGAGGACATTACTCAAATTCCGAACTTGATGAGCTTGCAAAAACTCTAGCTACCACATTTGAAAGTGAAAAGCGTGAGGAAATAGCACAAAAAATGAGTGATATTTTGGTAGATGATTGCGGTTTTATATTTGTTTCACATTTACAGATGAGTCTTGTAAGTAAGAAAAATATTAAGGGACTTATTCCAATGCCATGTGATTATTATGAATTCAGTAAAGATCTGGTAATAGAATAA
- a CDS encoding ABC transporter ATP-binding protein, translating into MKELLKFEDINISYEKRQVLYDVSFSLDYGEILGIVGNSGCGKSTLLKSILGLAGPKVLSGNIYFEDSDLLAINSRDMRNIRGNRISMVFQESGIHTNPLKTIGDTVFESMKAHKQISKEDSLGIALDIFESLSLPEPKRILKAYPFELSGGMNQRVGIALAMLNNPSIILADEPTSALDPIVAVQIVNELKSLREKYNTAIILVTHNIKIARSITDNILILNDGKVVDYGKTTEVLSSPKSDFTKELILSSVT; encoded by the coding sequence ATGAAAGAACTTTTGAAATTTGAAGATATAAATATTTCATATGAAAAAAGGCAGGTTCTATATGATGTATCATTTTCACTTGACTATGGAGAAATTCTAGGCATAGTGGGTAATAGCGGCTGCGGAAAATCCACATTGCTAAAAAGTATTTTGGGACTTGCCGGTCCCAAAGTACTAAGTGGAAATATATACTTTGAAGACAGTGATTTACTGGCAATAAACAGTCGTGATATGAGAAATATCAGAGGCAATCGTATCAGTATGGTATTTCAGGAATCCGGTATTCATACTAACCCCTTAAAAACTATCGGTGACACTGTTTTTGAAAGTATGAAAGCCCACAAACAGATTTCAAAAGAAGATTCCCTAGGCATAGCTTTAGATATATTTGAGAGTTTGTCTCTACCGGAACCTAAAAGAATATTAAAGGCATATCCCTTTGAGCTCTCAGGCGGTATGAATCAGAGGGTTGGCATTGCACTGGCTATGTTGAATAATCCCTCAATCATTTTGGCAGATGAACCTACCAGTGCACTTGATCCAATAGTTGCAGTCCAAATAGTAAATGAATTGAAATCACTGCGTGAAAAATATAATACAGCAATTATTCTTGTAACACACAATATAAAAATAGCCAGAAGTATCACTGACAATATTTTGATATTAAATGACGGGAAAGTAGTTGACTATGGAAAAACAACCGAAGTACTCTCCTCCCCCAAAAGTGATTTTACAAAAGAGTTGATACTTTCATCTGTTACTTGA
- a CDS encoding ABC transporter ATP-binding protein: MNDILIIKNLTKQFEGETKPSIENINLNLKAGRCLGIVGESGSGKSTLARAVTGLITITEGEITFDGKCISKFSPANYRKIYKDLQMIFQLPRESFNPVRSLGESILVNLKNFGFKGDCKKQAITLLDRCGLNESFYNKYPSEVSGGECQRAAIARAIACSPKLLICDEATSALDLIVQRKIISLLNDLKEEMSMAILFICHDISLVHHMCDDVAVMKDGHIVEKDVTSRIIHRPSNEYTKALIEASNIY, from the coding sequence ATGAATGATATTTTGATTATAAAAAACCTTACCAAGCAATTCGAAGGAGAGACAAAACCAAGTATAGAAAATATTAATCTTAATTTAAAAGCTGGTCGATGTCTGGGTATAGTAGGTGAAAGCGGCTCCGGTAAAAGCACACTGGCAAGAGCTGTTACCGGATTGATTACTATAACAGAAGGTGAAATAACCTTTGATGGTAAATGTATCAGCAAATTTTCACCTGCTAATTACAGAAAGATTTACAAAGACTTGCAAATGATATTTCAGCTTCCAAGAGAAAGTTTCAATCCTGTACGAAGCCTTGGCGAAAGTATCCTGGTAAACCTAAAAAATTTCGGTTTTAAGGGGGATTGCAAAAAACAGGCGATTACCCTCCTTGACCGCTGCGGGCTAAATGAATCTTTCTATAATAAATATCCAAGTGAAGTTAGTGGGGGTGAATGTCAAAGAGCTGCTATTGCAAGGGCCATTGCCTGCTCTCCTAAGCTGCTTATATGTGATGAAGCAACCTCAGCACTTGATCTTATAGTACAAAGAAAAATAATATCTCTATTAAATGACCTGAAAGAGGAAATGAGCATGGCAATACTATTTATCTGCCATGATATATCTCTGGTTCACCATATGTGTGATGATGTAGCTGTAATGAAGGATGGACATATCGTGGAAAAAGATGTTACAAGCAGAATAATACACAGACCTTCAAATGAATATACGAAAGCATTGATAGAAGCATCCAATATATACTAG